The following coding sequences lie in one Halorarum halophilum genomic window:
- a CDS encoding oxidoreductase, whose protein sequence is MPSAPGVRLDAPVEVGDVVLPNRLYRAPLLECAGNAPDAVETLVADLEPAAESGAGLVCQGATIVRAEGGCAAPGMTRVHDPDFVADLERLTDAVHSHGGKIALQLEHGGLRSMETWHHGYRRANPDLRQLAVSEPPLPLRALDRAGFLSYDAHVLTTDEVYDLAADFGRSAAYAVDAGYDLIHVAGANMGIVHQFLSPFYNRRDDEFGDGARFLELVREEIRDRAGDVPVLTKVPAETEAPPFVRRRLSAADSVRLCRRLDAAGYDGLVPVSGSVFWDMSIVRGEFPARSWRDGRFRRGYAAAFGSRWRAALVALANWVESRRYGFDPAWNADLCRRVRERVDVPVFCEGGIRDRGTVDDLLGDACDAVGMARPFYAEPRLPARLLRESESGGEDGVDSGTSVACENCNNCVVPQAAGEPGVCRTPSVLRRVGERRLAGEYDWPSESTGIDTDGDGESDA, encoded by the coding sequence ATGCCGAGCGCCCCCGGAGTCCGTCTCGACGCGCCCGTCGAGGTGGGGGACGTCGTACTCCCGAACCGGCTCTACCGCGCGCCGCTCCTCGAGTGCGCGGGCAACGCCCCCGACGCGGTCGAGACACTCGTCGCCGACCTCGAACCGGCCGCGGAGTCGGGAGCGGGGCTCGTCTGCCAGGGCGCGACCATCGTCCGCGCCGAGGGGGGCTGTGCGGCGCCGGGGATGACCCGTGTCCACGACCCGGACTTCGTCGCCGACCTCGAACGGCTCACCGACGCGGTCCACTCGCACGGCGGCAAAATCGCCCTCCAGCTCGAACACGGCGGCCTGCGCTCGATGGAGACGTGGCACCACGGGTACCGGCGCGCCAACCCGGACCTCCGACAGCTCGCCGTCTCGGAGCCGCCACTCCCCCTCCGCGCGCTCGACCGCGCCGGTTTCCTCTCGTACGACGCGCACGTCCTCACGACCGACGAGGTGTACGATCTCGCCGCGGACTTCGGCCGGTCGGCGGCGTACGCGGTCGACGCCGGCTACGACCTGATCCACGTCGCCGGGGCGAACATGGGCATCGTCCACCAGTTCCTCTCGCCGTTCTACAACCGCCGGGACGACGAGTTCGGCGACGGTGCGCGCTTCCTCGAACTCGTCCGCGAGGAGATCCGCGACCGCGCCGGCGACGTCCCCGTCCTGACGAAGGTGCCCGCGGAGACGGAGGCGCCGCCGTTCGTCCGTCGACGGCTCTCGGCCGCCGACAGCGTCCGACTCTGTCGGCGCCTCGACGCCGCCGGCTACGACGGGCTCGTCCCGGTGTCCGGCTCCGTCTTCTGGGACATGAGCATCGTCCGCGGGGAGTTCCCCGCGCGGTCCTGGCGCGACGGTCGGTTCCGTCGGGGGTACGCCGCCGCGTTCGGTTCGCGCTGGCGGGCCGCGCTCGTCGCCCTGGCGAACTGGGTCGAGTCGCGCCGGTACGGGTTCGACCCGGCCTGGAACGCCGACCTCTGCCGGCGGGTTCGCGAGCGCGTCGACGTTCCGGTGTTCTGCGAGGGAGGGATCCGCGACCGCGGAACCGTCGACGACCTCCTCGGCGACGCCTGCGACGCGGTCGGGATGGCGCGCCCGTTCTACGCCGAACCGCGGCTCCCGGCCCGCCTGCTGAGGGAGTCGGAATCAGGCGGGGAGGACGGCGTCGACTCCGGGACGTCGGTCGCCTGCGAGAACTGCAACAACTGCGTCGTCCCGCAGGCCGCGGGCGAACCGGGCGTCTGCCGGACGCCGTCGGTGCTCCGCCGGGTGGGGGAGCGTCGGCTGGCGGGCGAGTACGACTGGCCGTCGGAGTCCACCGGAATCGACACCGACGGCGACGGGGAGTCGGACGCCTGA